In the Paralichthys olivaceus isolate ysfri-2021 chromosome 15, ASM2471397v2, whole genome shotgun sequence genome, one interval contains:
- the afap1l1b gene encoding actin filament-associated protein 1-like 1b, whose protein sequence is MEPKPQSVVVERLVNELGSLLKMLDHETVSPATADKMASIRNILDSLQLSVNGSDVYMNSCLYGNGTSFVESLFEDFDCDLHMLSVSPVEQKEEEEKTRPNKSTPTDTPPPVPTTPLPDDYYEEAVPLDPGSTPQYFTTNMNASRNSVEDAYYEDADNNYPITRINGPPKNSYNDSDALSSSYESYEEEDEEAKGRDQPQRWTAEESPDGPIRDCRICAFLLRKKRFGQWTKQLVVVRDNKLQCYKSIKESTPHTELPLNLCNVIYVPKEGKKKRHELRFSLPGGEALVLAVQSKEQAQRWLKVVQEVGSQCSNTEGPDVSTSPIIQRKLELDKVLQSDRPASDSDSGPTVDTQSTAHVPGRDTTDSLYRGKRGAFSELTGSMSRAAGKKINRIITFSKRKPPLPGEAPSSAGHHDNPRCGYLSASLSGSWKERWCVVQGGSLYLQKEPGEQRPPVIAVPLKGAEVVPGGPGPKHPFSFRILQGGNELAVLEASCSEDLGRWLGVLFAETGSSTLPEELHYDYIDVDTLTDIRHAARHSFLWATTTATSSSSTSTDSRTYDEVYESVEDRDVDSRAGQVRRHASFSSRDSEKTEQQAAIKRHVSNVNQYGRYGKTRAEEDARRYLTQKEELEKQKEELKNALISLRREKKELKEEMKSGTGQALERRLAMLETLCKQKEEERVELELRLTEVKENLKKSLARGALGPPTDTKFSVKAPGSKVEKVYNETVPVNSASELRKRPPSLYASSKGNVMQKKKEWESKKAT, encoded by the exons TGGTGGTGGAGCGACTCGTGAACGAGCTGGGTTCTCTGCTGAAGATGTTGGATCACGAGACAGTCAGTCCTGCCACTGCTGACAAGATGGCCTCCATACGCAACATCCTGGACTCACTGCAGCTTTCTG TCAATGGATCCGATGTCTACATGAACAGCTGTCTCTATGGCAACGGCACAAGCTTTGTGGAGTCTCTGTTTGAGGATTTTG ACTGTGATTTGCACATGCTCAGTGTGTCTCCAGTGgagcagaaagaggaagaggagaagactCGTCCTAATAAGTCT ACACCCACCGACACACCCCCTCCTGTGCCCACCACCCCACTTCCCGATGACTACTATGAGGAGGCTGTTCCTCTggatcctggatccacccctcaGTACTTCACCACCAATATGAACG cttccagGAACTCAGTTGAAGATGCTTATTATGAAGATGCAGACAATAACTACCCCATCACCAGGATTAACGGTCCTCCCAAAAACTCCT ACAATGACTCCGACGCTCTGAGCAGTTCCTATGAGTCTTACGAGGAAGAAGACGAGGAGGCAAAGGGGCGGGACCAGCCTCAGAGATGGACGGCCGAGGAGAGCCCAGACGGACCAATTAGAGACTGCCGCATCTGCGCCTTCCTGCTACGGAAGAAACGCTTCGGCCAGTGGACTAAACAGCTTGTCGTCGTGCGAGACAATAAACTACAG TGTTATAAGAGCATCAAAGAGAGCACTCCCCACACAGAGCTCCCGCTGAATCTGTGCAACGTCATCTACGTCCCGAAGGAGGGCAAGAAAAAGAGACACGAGCTGCGCTTCTCGTTGCCTGGAGGCGAGGCTCTGGTCCTGGCTGTGCAGAGTAAGGAGCAGGCCCAGCGGTGGCTCAAG GTGGTGCAAGAAGTTGGCAGCCAATGTAGCAACACTGAAGGACCAGATGTTTCCACTTCTCCCATTATACAGAGGAAGCTGGAGCTtgacaag GTGCTGCAGTCTGATCGACCAGCATCAGACTCAGACAGCGGACCAACAGTGGACACTCAGTCCACTGCACATGTGCCAGGACGGGACACAACCGACTCACTAT ATCGGGGGAAGCGCGGAGCGTTCTCGGAGCTGACGGGGTCGATGAGCCGAGCAGCAGGGAAGAAAATCAATCGCATCATCACTTTCTCCAAACGGAAACCCCCTTTACCGGGAGAGGCTCCATCCTCTGCtggtcaccatgacaacccgCGCTGTG GTTACCTTAGTGCATCTCTCAGTGGCTCATGGAAGGAGCGCTGGTGTGTGGTGCAAGGAGGAAGTCTGTACCTGCAGAAGGAACCTGGGGAACAGAGGCCCCCGGTCATTGCGGTGCCGCTTAAAGGGGCAGAAGTGGTGCCGGGCGGCCCCGGCCCCAAACACCCCTTCTCCTTCCGCATCCTGCAGGGAGGCAATGAACTGGCAGTTCTAGAG GCCAGCTGCTCTGAGGATCTTGGCCGCTGGCTCGGTGTGTTGTTTGCAGAGACCGGCAGCTCCACTCTCCCTGAAGAGCTGCACTACGACTACATCGACGTGGACACTCTCACCGACATACGGCACGCTGCCAGACACTCCTTCCT GTGGGCCACTACCACTGctacttcctccagcagcaccTCGACAGACTCCAGAACTTATGATGAGGTCTATGAAAGTGTTGAG GACAGAGATGTTGACAGCAGGGCGGGCCAGGTGAGACGCCACGCCTCCTTCTCCAGCAGAGACTCTGAAAAGACTGAACAGCAGGCTGCCATAAAGAGACACGTCTCCA ATGTAAATCAGTATGGACGGTATGGAAAGACGCGAGCAGAGGAGGATGCCAGGCGGTACCTGACGCagaaagaggagctggagaagcaAAAAGAGGAGCTGAAAAATGCACTGATTTCCCTCCGCAGGGAGAAGAAGGAGTtaaaggaggagatgaagagcgGCACAG gtcAAGCTCTGGAGCGGCGGTTAGCCATGCTGGAGACGCTGTGtaaacagaaagaggaggagagggtggagcTGGAGCTCCGACTGACAGAAGTCAAAGAAAACCTGAAGAAATCATTGGCTAGAGGAGCACTGGGTCCGCCCACTGACACCAAGTTCAGTGTGAAG gCACCGGGCAGTAAAGTTGAAAAGGTTTACAACGAGACTGTGCCGGTGAACTCAGCATCTGAGCTTCGTAAACGACCTCCATCTCTTTACGCCTCCTCCAAGGGGAATGTCATGCAGAAGAAGaag GAGTGGGAGTCAAAGAAGGCGACCTAG